The sequence GCACTTAGGCACCCACATTATATTCAGCTGATTCTACTGAAGTCATGGCTACCTACCGCACTGTCTCTTTCCCGTCAGAAACTGTGAGATCACATTTCAGTTCTTGTACATGTACCGTTGGTTTCATGCATTGTGATGCATAACTTGACTTTTCCCTCTgtctatttcatttcctttgattcAGTATATTATCTTACCATTCTAGTATCCTTTGGGATCTTTATCTTTCATTCATGCATGGAACTTGAGTGCATGAGCATTGTAAGATAAGAGATTTCATGTAAAGTGCTAAGAACAGTACTTGGTACATAATAAACCCTCAATAAACGTTGTAGTTGTTATTATTATCCCAACACTGAGCACAGTTTTGGGTCACAGCagaccctcaataaatatttattggttaataaatgaatagatggatCAAAGAtgtatggaatgaatgaatagcCCCTTTCCTGAATCCAAGGCCcataaaatttgatattttaaaaaataattttatttatttttggctgtcctgggtcttcattgctgcacgggcttttctctagttgcagcaagtggaggctactctctagttatgatgcctccaggcttctcattgtggtggcgtcTCTTATTTCAGAGTACAGACTTTAGAGAGCAAGGGCTTCAATAGTtgtagctcccaggctccagagtgcagactcaatagttgtggtgtacaggcttagttgctccacagcatgtgggatcctcctggaccagggatcaaaccagtgtcttctgcattgacaggcagattctttaccactgagccactagggaagccccctaaatTTGATATTATTATCCTTCTTTTATGGttagaaaaactgaggctcagagaagttaaatagcttgctcaaagtcatccAGCTGGAAAGTGGTAAAACCAGAACTGGAACCCAGATCAGCCTGACTCCTACTGTATATGACTACTCTGCTTCCTCACATCCATATTCCGATCAGAGGAACCAATTGTGAGGCTGAGTGAAGTCTCAGACTTCCCAAGGTCGTGTGTTCCAAGCCTTAGAAAAGCTGATTCTCCAGCTTGTTGTGGCCCTGTGGCACAGGGATGTGGAAAGAGCCAAGAAATGGCATCAGAGGGCTGGGGGTCTCATCTCTTTCCTCCCCTATGGGCTTTCCATTTTCCCTGTCCTAAGCTATATGCTTAGCTATTTCTCCCTAGGAACTAACAGCAAGCTATGTCCCTAAGGAGATACATTTAAGACCAGGAAGCCAAATCCCAGGAAGATAATCCGATTAATTTCCAAGACCAGGGTCAGTGGAACTGGATGTCCAGAAAAGTAGCAAGAATGATGCAAAGTATACAGAGACCTGCAGTTACTTCTCTGGTTTGTcagtttctcctctgtaaaaatggaggtggctaagatcaagtgtagtacgggggcttcccaggtggcacaatggtaaagaatccgcctgccaatgcaggcgacacaagagatgcaggtttgatccttgggtcaggaagatcctctggagtagaaaatggaaacctgttcagtgttcttacctgaaaaatcccatggacagaggagcctggcaggctacagtctatggggttgcaaagagccagacacgaatGAACAACTGAGCATAAGGAGTAATATTCTTTGCCCTGCCTGCTTCACAAGACTGTCTGAGGCACACTTATGATAACAGCTGATATTTGTGGCATCCCACCTTGGTGCCAGCTGTGTTGAGTGTCTTTCGTATCCTAACAGCCCTATGAAACAGGTATATTGTTTTACCCttcccctctcttttctttttcaccaaAGAGGAAATCAAGGTTGGTGGAATTAGGCTACTTGCCCAAGGCCTGTAACTTGAAGTGATAAAATCTTGAAATTTGAAACTGGGCTGCCCTTTGAGCCCATCAGTGCTGCCACAGCATGACTCAGAGTATTTGTGAACTCTAAAGAATGATATAATTCTTGTACCCCTTGGCTCGAGAATATCCTATACAAGTATGCAGCCTGTTATGACTGGGACTCGAGGTGGGTGCCTGGTGGCCATAAACGTCCAAGGAGGCAGTTCAATAAATCAGATTAGGATGGAAGGGCTGTTCCCACCCACAGTTATCTCTGATTGGCTCCTCATAACATTCAGTCCCATCATtacatggcgaatagatggggaaacaatggaaacagtgacagactttattttctcaggctccaaaatcacggcagatggtgactgcagccatgaaattaaaagacacttgcttcttgaaagaaaaactatgacacacctagacagcattttaaaaagcagagacattactttgccaacaaaggcccatatagtcaaaattacggtttttccaatagtcatgtatggatgtgagagctggaccataaagaaggctgagtgtcgaagaattgatgcttttgaactctggtgttgactcttgagagtcccttggactgcaaggagatcaaaccagtcaatcctaaaggaatcaatcctgaatattcattggaaggactgatgctgaagctgaagctccaatactttggccacctgatgcgaagacctgacttactggaaaagaccctgatgctgggaaaaattgaaggcaggaagagaagggggcaacagaggatgagatggttggatggcatcatcgactcaatggacatgaatttgcacaagctctgagagatgataaaggacagggaaacctggtgtgctgctgtccacggggtcgcagagtcagacacgactgaatgactgaacagcagtCTAGTTGGGAAATGTACACAGGCTGATTGGTTCTTTTGTGGAAGAGAATTATAGGACaggtggaggtgggagaggaagctCCCAGGGTATCAAGCCAGGGCCACAACAGTCAAATCAATGCCCAGGCCTTCAGCAGGAAGAGTACCATGGCTGAGATAATATGAGCCTCTCTGATAGGGGTAAGGCAGGAAGACCTCTGATCTTTTAGACTTTCCAAGAAACTAGGGATGTACTGTCTTGGAAATCAGGGCCCTGCCTCTCTGCCCTTGAGTGTCCAGCCACCTTGCTTCTACACTGCTCTCTCTGTGTCCCCAGCCCACCGCGTGGCCTCCCTGGCACCTCCTTTCCAGGCTCACTCTCCTCTCACATACACCAGAACTCTGTCTGCCGTGGCAGCTCCTTTGTTTACTTCCAGAGCTTGCAGGCCTGCCCCCCAGCCAAACACAACGAAACCCAGCCAGGGAGGGCTAGGCTCCAGGCTCAGGCTGGCCTCTCAGGGACAGGGAATGGCCTCCAAGCCAGGGAGGCAGCTTGAAGGTACACTACCCACCCCCTCATCCCCCGCCCTGGGCTCTTGCTTCAGGATCTGTCAACCCAAGTTTCAGGCCTTGAGGGAAGGGACACAGGATCTGCCCAGAGCTGGGCAAGCATCCTTACTGTTGAAACAGCTTTGGCTAGGAGCCCTGGGAATCAAAGCCCCAGCTGGAGAGGGGTGGGGAAAATTTTGAGGCCCCCTGGGTGGGAAGCAGAAGCCTGGGTTCTCCTCTTCTGGTCCTCCCCCTCCTCAGCCAGGCAGAACCTGGTCCCAAGCCCTGACAATGAGGACTCAGGTGCCCACATTTCCCTACCAGAGGGCCCTGCTCCCCTCCCAAGAGTTCATGCCTTGCTCCTCCCCAAAGGTTCTAGTGGAGGAGAGAAGTGGGTCTTGACTCTGGGCCAGGCCCCAGAAGGAAACACTGTCAGGCTGTGTCTGGCATTGGTCTGTCTAAGGTCGGTAAGGTCAATGGGGAGCTTACTTGTCTAATGGATAATTATGTATCTATATCCTGTATAGTGGAAAGGGGAGGGGTTCCAGTTGTTTCTAGAGCTGGGGTAAAGGGGTGGAAGGGGTGCCAAGCTGGAGGGTAGCAGGGCCGCAGGCAAGATCACGTGAGGAATAGTGATCAGTGACAAAGGAGATGCCCCAATAGGTGAAGAGGAGGTCGAGGGCCCCTTTAACTGGTGACCAGTGGATTCTGAGTATGAGCTGGAGGGTGAGTATGAAATGGGGATGATTTTAGTGGAAATTAAATCCTCAAGTTCCCTCCCACTTAGGGATTCATTTTGGAGACAACAAACTTGACTAAGGAATGTCGAAAAGGAAACCCGGCAGAAACCGACCTCTGTTGCCAGGCCCCAGCGGAGTAGACAGAGCTCTTGGCGAACATCGGGAATAGGGTGAGAGGTGAAACCCTGGCCCAGCTCAGCCTGTGCTCTGTGTCCCATTCTGCTTCAGGCAGCCCACGTCCCCTCTCTGGGTCAGTCTTCTTTGAAGGGTCGCTGGGTCCCCAAGGGTAGACAAGAAATCTGCCACAGTTTTAGGCacagttttgctttttatctCATCAATGTACATTTAAGTCTAACAGTCTAATAGCCTCCCACTCCTCACCCTGCCCAAGCCCGCTCCCCTTCTTTCCCACCCCTGCCTAATTAGCATCCATCTGCCTCCAGGGGCAGAAAGTCACCAGGTACAAGGGGGAGATGGCACCTGTGGGTCTCCCAAGGAGAGGCCTCCCTAGAGAGTGCCAAGGTCAAGAAGGCCCAGGAAAGGAGAGGTCATGGGCTGAGTCTCATTGGAAAACAAGGTCCCCTGGGTCTCAGTCCCATTCCAAGTCTGTCTCCCTGGGCCTGTGTCTGCCaatcagagaagcagaaggcaaaaaTCCCCAGGCAGGGGGACTTGTGGATAGAAAGGgatctttagcaactgagcaaggCTGCTGGCATCCCCTTTCACGGGGGCTGCGTAGATGCTCCTGGCTGTAGCTTCTGGATCCCCCTGTGATTCCAGGAGTGCAGGGAGGGGCTCTGGTGACCAGCATCCTGGGGACGTGCCGCCCGGGAAGACAGAGGCCAGTGTTGCTACCTGCACCCACAAGACTCCACGACCATGTCTTCATACTGCTTATAGACCACGTTGTTGGCCGAGTCGATGAACAGGATACTGATGGGACTCAGCCTCGTGGGCACACAGCAGGTGGGCGGTGTGGACTCGGGGTCCATGGAGTTCATCAGGGTCTGGATGACCGCGTGGTTCGTGGGCTCCAGGTGGGAGCGCAAGGGGAACTCACACAGCCCCTCGCAGTGGAAAGCCTCGTACTCCAGGGGCGCGATAATCCAGTCATCCCAGCCCATGTCCTTGAAGTTGACATGCAGCGCCTTCCGACTGCAGCGGGCCTTGGGGTTCTTGCTAGGCCGCTTGCCCTGGCGCGTGGCCAGGGGGGCCCGCCGCTTTCGCCGCTGGCTGAACAGGTACTCATACACGGTCTTATCATCCTGGCCGGAGCGGGCCTTGATCTCATTGAAGAACAGGTCCCGTTTCTTGGTGCGGCCAAACACCAGGAACAGGGCTTTCTCGTGGACCTGCCGGGCGGCGCGGTCAAAGCCCAGGCCACGGAGGTCCATGGCCCGGCCCCGTTCCCAGGCCTCCAGCTCCAAGCACAGCTGGGCTGAGTTCTTAAAGTTTCGGAAGAGCTTCCAGATGTCGAACACCTCCCAGCCAGAGCCGTCCAGGCCTGGCACGGAACGCACATCCAGCAAGGCTGCCGGCTGCCGGCCGCTGGGGCAACTGGACAGCTTCAGCTGGGCAGCCCGCCCGCTACCGGGGGCCACTGGCTTGGCCGCATCCAAGGGCTTCTTCCGCAAGATCCGCAGCTCGGCCCCTAGTAGCccatccttctccagggcactAATGTCAAACACGTACCTCTGCTTCCTGACCGCGGGACCTCGGTCATCTAGAGAGAACACCCAGAAGTCATTGCCCATAGCCTCACCAAGGGAGCCAGTCACCACACAGCCTAGGGGAGGGCCACGGCTCTTCTCCCCCAAGAGAGCTCTCTTTAACCTCTTCCCCCACTTCAACAGAGGCCAAGACCCAAATCATGGAGAGCCTTTTCCAAAATAAGGAAGCTTCCCACACAGTCAACCAAATAGGGCTGTTCACCTATAGATGTGACTGTGGAGGATTTGAGTGATTCTGGGTGTCTGTGTCAATGACACGCATAGCAGAGGTCCGTCAGCCTTAGAACTGCCTCCTGCCTGTCTCTCTCCCATTTGCTATCCAATATGATATCTCTTTGGTAAGAGAGGCAGGGTGATCATTATAATGACCTGCTCTGTTTTTCCAGAGGAGgcacctgaggctcagagaagttaggtaacttgctcaaggttacCCAGCTGGCAAAAAGCACGGTTGGAACTCCAGCCTAGAACTTGTTATGCCTGATCCTGGGCTGCTTCTACTATACTATGCCTTAAAGAAGATCTTAGTGCTCTTGTTTCACagatgaagcacagagagggagagtgacttgcctaaggtcacacagcgagTTAATGACCAAACTGGTCTATGATCCAATGTTCCTGGCTAGTCTAATGATTTGTGGTGTATGCTTCTTACTCTCCTTggtgggtgagtgtgtgtgtgaatgacagtttgtgtgtgtatatgtatgactgggTCCACATGTGAGTATGGAAAGCAACGCCTATTTGAGTGACAGGTTACATGCATGTATGATTGCGCTTGTGTGACTGTTTGAAGGGTAtgtatgtattgggttggccaaaaagttctttcgatttcttctattaaatggtacagaaaacacaaaaaaaactttttggcaaCCCAAtatatgtgtctgtatatatGTAAGAAAgttctgtgtgtatatgtcaggtgtgcgtgtgcacattgtgtatgtgtgtgtgtatgcgatTCACCATGTATTTACAAACATAAGGCTCTGCGTGTATACAAGAAGCTCAGTGGTATGTCTGAATCAGCACGCCCTCCTTCCTAAATACCAATTTGCCATTGGGAAGCATTCATAATATTGCTCTAGAAGGTGACTAATTAGGCCTTTAAACTCCCCATCTCTCCCCTCCAAGCTCCCTTAGAGCTGGGGGGCACAAGGACTTACTTTATGATTCCCCGAGGGGTCACAGCTTTCTCTGGCTGGGCAGGCAGCCAGACCACCTCCCCCACCTCAGCAGACCCGCTGCCTCTGTGCCTCCCCCGCCCTCTGTCACTCCCCCACCCGCCAGCTCTAATGAGGAGCCTCTTCCCCTCtctgacccctcccccaccctgccaGCCAAAGTCCCAAGACTCCCAGAACCAGAGCATACGAGCCTCCAGCAACCCTAGCCATCAGGTCAACCTCCTTCTTCACTCTTATGGATAAACTCAGGCCCTGAGAGGGGAAAGGACTTGCTGAAATCACATGGCAAGTTGAGGGGACAAGCCAAGACAGTGATGCTAGGAGGGCAGATTGTCTCCTGGGTTCATGATAAAAATGATCTGTGTCTAGGACAGGACATAAGGTTTTCATATTGGAAGGGCTCTCAGAAGTCACCACATCCAACCTCCATAGAGTTGTactgatgggaaaactgagaccccagagggagagggggctttcccaaggtcacactgtgAGTTAGACCCTAGGTCTGTTGTCCACCCCACCCCATATATCTGAAGATCATTCCATGACTCCAAGATGCCTCATTTCCTGCCTTCACCTATCTTACCTTCTCTGCCCCCTTGCCTGAAGGGAAAGTGGCAGAACCATGGGCATCTGAgattcatttctctctctgccaTCCAAGAAAACCTACAACCCCATGCAGCCTAGAAAGTCTGACCAACTCAATAAGAACAGAGTGTGGCCTGGTAATTAAGAGTTTAAGAGGCTGGTCCTCAATTCTGCCACCAACCAGAAGGGCTTGTCTCCTTTCCAGGCTTCAGGAACCCCCTCCACATCTTGCAGGAATTGCACTTGGGGATCCCCAGGTGCCCTCTGGCTCTGACATGCCAGCAGTCTGGGACCTGGTGTGAGTGAGGTTAATCCCAGATACCACCCTGGGCCAGAAGCACACACCATCTCCCCCCAGTGCAGTGTCTGGGCTCTAAAGCCCCCTCCATGCATGCAGATGCCCCTCCCTCTGAGCCGTGCCCCAGCCACCCCGCCCCCTCACCTTGCCCTTTGTCAATAAAGCTGGTGATGGTGTTGGCCAGGCCAGCCTCCAACTTCACGCTGCTGTTGCCTCCCTTTCTGTCAGCATCGGACAGCGTCCTGTACAGCGAGAGCATGTACTCGTGGGGCGTGATGGGGGGCGGGCGGAACGGCTCCTTGGGCTCACGCGGGGACCCAGGCTCCCTGGCCTTCTTCAGCAGGAAGGGACTGGGGACAGAGCCTGCCTTTGAGGGTGCCTTCCCCCCAGGAAGCTGTCCTTTTGGGGTCACCGTCCGCGTGGCCCCCTGCCTTGTCTGGGGAGGGTGTCCTGGCTTGGGTTCAGGGCCACCCGATCTGGGGGGCAGCTTTTTGGGTTCATCCTTCTTGGGCtgtgtcaggcctcctgtctgCCCGGTGCCCCCCTTGGCCCTGGCATTGGTGGCCCCCCCACCGTAGCTG is a genomic window of Bos mutus isolate GX-2022 chromosome 13, NWIPB_WYAK_1.1, whole genome shotgun sequence containing:
- the GDF5 gene encoding growth/differentiation factor 5, giving the protein MRLPKLLTLLLWHLAWLDLEFICTVLGAPDLGQRPQGARPGLAKAEAKERPPLAQNIFRPGGHSYGGGATNARAKGGTGQTGGLTQPKKDEPKKLPPRSGGPEPKPGHPPQTRQGATRTVTPKGQLPGGKAPSKAGSVPSPFLLKKAREPGSPREPKEPFRPPPITPHEYMLSLYRTLSDADRKGGNSSVKLEAGLANTITSFIDKGQDDRGPAVRKQRYVFDISALEKDGLLGAELRILRKKPLDAAKPVAPGSGRAAQLKLSSCPSGRQPAALLDVRSVPGLDGSGWEVFDIWKLFRNFKNSAQLCLELEAWERGRAMDLRGLGFDRAARQVHEKALFLVFGRTKKRDLFFNEIKARSGQDDKTVYEYLFSQRRKRRAPLATRQGKRPSKNPKARCSRKALHVNFKDMGWDDWIIAPLEYEAFHCEGLCEFPLRSHLEPTNHAVIQTLMNSMDPESTPPTCCVPTRLSPISILFIDSANNVVYKQYEDMVVESCGCR